From the genome of Brevibacterium sp. JSBI002, one region includes:
- a CDS encoding MazG nucleotide pyrophosphohydrolase domain-containing protein yields the protein MGDRDGQGSVDQGSVGPGAGRAEPELQPVIEAMATLRRRCPWSSRQDHQSLEKYAREETDELIVALEDFTTEPTAENRAAVVEELGDVFYQVLFHSALLDESSGQAYGHSLGIIIDGLEAKLLRRHPLAFTDDPGAEMASLEDVEREYRRIKAEEKAAVRGEDGSR from the coding sequence ATGGGGGATCGTGACGGGCAGGGGTCGGTCGACCAGGGGTCTGTCGGACCGGGAGCGGGCCGGGCCGAACCGGAACTGCAGCCGGTGATCGAAGCCATGGCGACTCTGCGGCGACGCTGCCCCTGGTCGAGCCGGCAAGATCATCAGAGCCTCGAGAAATACGCACGGGAAGAGACCGACGAACTCATCGTCGCCCTCGAGGATTTCACGACAGAACCCACTGCTGAGAATCGGGCGGCCGTCGTCGAAGAGCTCGGCGACGTGTTCTACCAAGTGCTCTTCCACTCCGCCCTGCTTGATGAAAGCAGCGGGCAAGCCTACGGCCACAGCCTCGGCATTATCATCGATGGTCTCGAGGCCAAGCTCCTCCGCCGTCACCCCCTGGCCTTCACCGACGATCCCGGGGCGGAGATGGCATCTCTGGAAGACGTCGAACGCGAATACCGCCGGATCAAAGCAGAAGAGAAGGCCGCGGTGCGGGGCGAGGATGGATCCCGATGA
- a CDS encoding tyrosine-protein phosphatase → MRSGKVFRADGLAHLSDRARAEIGELGIGTVIDLRDIGERAKLPDALDGLDIRHIELPVFDDHFFPSRPLSREEMKAAAEATGMDLSDRSLSRIYDLMITHFGHRLAAAVDLIAEHCSEGVVFHCSAGKDRTGVIGAFLLDLLGVGRQEIIDEYAITSTHLSGGFLEAITRNFSDAGISGNLAATATAAPPDLMHEVLDRIEAEHGTASAKDGGQPGGVEAYLLAHGMAPATPERLRQRLLESESNRGSDRG, encoded by the coding sequence GTGCGATCCGGGAAGGTGTTCCGCGCCGACGGTCTGGCGCACCTGAGCGATCGGGCGCGTGCCGAAATCGGCGAACTCGGCATCGGCACGGTCATCGATCTGCGCGATATCGGCGAGAGGGCGAAGCTGCCCGATGCGCTCGACGGCCTCGACATCCGACATATCGAGCTGCCCGTCTTCGACGACCATTTCTTCCCCAGCAGACCATTGAGCAGGGAAGAGATGAAGGCCGCCGCCGAGGCGACAGGAATGGACCTCAGCGACCGGAGCCTCAGCCGCATCTACGACCTCATGATCACGCACTTCGGCCACCGGCTGGCCGCCGCCGTCGACCTGATCGCCGAACACTGCAGCGAGGGCGTGGTGTTCCACTGCTCTGCCGGGAAGGATCGCACCGGTGTGATCGGAGCGTTCCTGCTCGACCTCCTCGGTGTCGGGCGGCAGGAGATCATCGACGAATATGCGATCACCTCCACCCACCTGTCCGGGGGTTTTCTCGAGGCGATCACTCGTAACTTCTCCGATGCCGGAATCTCCGGCAATCTCGCCGCGACCGCCACCGCTGCTCCTCCCGACCTCATGCACGAGGTCCTCGATCGGATCGAGGCCGAGCACGGGACCGCCTCGGCGAAGGACGGCGGTCAGCCAGGGGGAGTGGAGGCCTACCTGCTCGCGCACGGGATGGCCCCGGCGACGCCCGAGCGACTGCGGCAACGTCTGCTCGAATCCGAGTCCAACCGGGGCTCGGACCGAGGGTGA
- the eno gene encoding phosphopyruvate hydratase has product MAEIVAANAREILDSRGNPTVEVEVLLADESVGRAGVPSGASTGEFEAVELRDGDPERYLGKGVTQAVDAVVDEIHEVIVGLESDDQRLVDQALIELDGTDNKSRIGANAMLGTSLAVARAAAVSADLPLYRYLGGPNAHVMPVPMMNILNGGSHADSNVDIQEFMIAPIGAASFHEALQWSVEVYHALKGVLKERGLSTGLGDEGGFAPNLDSNAAALDLIIEAIDIAGHRPGRDIAVALDVASSEFYTDGAYEFEGSKKTAEEMAAYYEELLAKYPLVSIEDPLDENDWDGWATLTETIGSKVQLVGDDLFVTNPERLQRGIDNATANSLLVKVNQIGTLTETLDAVSLAQTNGYTTMISHRSGETEDTTIADLAVATNAGQIKAGAPARSERVAKYNQLLRIEEQLGDAARYAGRSAFPRFEA; this is encoded by the coding sequence GTGGCCGAGATCGTTGCCGCAAATGCCCGTGAAATCCTGGATTCCCGGGGAAATCCCACCGTCGAGGTGGAAGTGCTGTTGGCCGATGAGTCCGTCGGTCGCGCCGGCGTTCCCTCCGGTGCCTCCACCGGAGAATTCGAAGCCGTGGAGCTGCGCGACGGAGATCCCGAGCGCTACCTGGGCAAGGGCGTCACCCAGGCTGTCGACGCTGTCGTCGACGAAATCCACGAAGTCATCGTCGGGCTCGAAAGCGACGATCAGCGTCTCGTCGACCAGGCGCTCATCGAACTCGACGGCACCGACAACAAGTCCCGCATCGGCGCGAACGCGATGCTCGGCACCTCGCTGGCCGTGGCCCGAGCTGCCGCGGTCTCGGCGGATCTGCCCCTCTACCGCTACCTCGGCGGACCGAATGCGCACGTCATGCCCGTGCCGATGATGAACATCCTTAACGGCGGATCCCATGCCGACTCGAACGTCGACATCCAGGAATTCATGATCGCCCCGATCGGCGCCGCCAGCTTCCACGAAGCACTGCAGTGGAGCGTCGAGGTCTACCACGCGCTCAAGGGCGTGCTCAAGGAACGCGGACTCTCGACCGGACTCGGCGATGAGGGCGGATTTGCTCCGAACCTCGACTCGAACGCCGCGGCGCTCGACCTCATCATCGAGGCCATCGACATCGCCGGGCACCGTCCCGGACGCGATATCGCCGTCGCCCTCGACGTGGCGTCCTCGGAGTTCTACACCGACGGAGCCTACGAGTTCGAAGGCAGCAAGAAGACCGCCGAGGAGATGGCCGCCTACTACGAAGAGCTGCTGGCGAAGTACCCGCTCGTGTCGATCGAGGACCCCCTCGATGAGAACGACTGGGACGGCTGGGCGACTTTGACGGAGACGATCGGTTCGAAGGTGCAGCTCGTCGGCGACGACCTGTTCGTGACCAATCCCGAGCGTCTGCAGCGCGGTATCGACAACGCCACGGCGAACTCGCTGCTGGTCAAGGTCAACCAGATCGGCACCCTGACCGAGACTCTCGACGCTGTGTCCCTGGCACAGACGAACGGCTACACCACGATGATCTCGCACCGTTCCGGCGAAACCGAGGACACGACCATCGCCGACCTGGCTGTGGCGACCAATGCCGGTCAGATCAAGGCCGGTGCCCCGGCACGTTCGGAGCGCGTCGCGAAGTACAACCAGCTGCTGCGCATCGAAGAGCAGCTCGGCGATGCCGCACGCTACGCGGGCCGCAGCGCCTTCCCGCGCTTCGAAGCCTGA
- a CDS encoding DUF559 domain-containing protein: MYKLLSTDDILRLGFNHGDIRRGRRCCLRRLSRGTYLVRRVCELDFHRPLWASIDEQIHQVFIEHGDVRDEINELSASVMAHFTQRSDQRIDDAKPNPPAEIFSHISAALIHNLPISHPVTHQVEVVRPGTNRKFKTIHVRGSRIPKNHRATIDGAEVTTLERTLIDVARSYNLDVSVPMIDDALHRELTTREKILTTFAQCLEKRNSAKARLAIDLADSRRESPAEAVAAVGFYEHGITGLEPQVTFHAEPLKRDIRVDFCHRRARLIVEIDGIGKLYLGSGVPRHELEQERRREQWLRDQGWQVIRISWKELFEEAKFYEILRVIRRTQNATA, encoded by the coding sequence ATGTATAAACTATTGAGCACCGATGACATCCTTCGGCTCGGATTCAATCATGGCGACATCAGGCGCGGCCGCAGGTGCTGTCTGCGGCGGCTGTCACGGGGCACATATCTGGTCCGCCGTGTCTGCGAGCTGGACTTCCATCGCCCGCTCTGGGCGAGCATCGACGAGCAGATCCACCAGGTCTTCATCGAACATGGGGACGTTCGGGACGAGATCAACGAGCTCAGCGCCTCGGTGATGGCTCACTTCACTCAACGTTCCGATCAGAGAATCGACGATGCGAAACCGAACCCACCGGCGGAGATCTTCTCGCACATATCCGCGGCCCTCATCCACAATCTGCCGATCTCCCACCCTGTCACTCACCAAGTTGAGGTCGTCCGGCCCGGCACGAACCGCAAGTTCAAGACCATCCACGTCCGCGGCAGCCGCATCCCGAAGAACCACCGCGCGACGATCGACGGGGCCGAGGTGACCACGCTCGAACGCACACTCATCGACGTCGCCCGCAGCTACAACCTCGACGTCTCCGTGCCGATGATCGATGATGCGCTGCACCGCGAACTGACAACCAGAGAGAAGATCCTCACGACGTTCGCCCAATGTTTGGAGAAGCGCAACTCCGCGAAAGCGCGTTTGGCCATCGATCTGGCTGATTCACGTCGCGAATCACCCGCCGAGGCTGTCGCCGCAGTGGGATTCTACGAACACGGGATCACGGGGCTGGAGCCGCAGGTCACGTTTCACGCCGAACCATTGAAGCGCGATATCCGCGTCGACTTCTGTCACCGCCGGGCTCGCCTCATCGTCGAGATCGACGGCATCGGCAAGCTCTATCTGGGCTCAGGTGTCCCCCGCCACGAGCTCGAACAGGAACGCCGACGCGAGCAGTGGCTGCGCGACCAAGGCTGGCAGGTGATTCGGATCAGTTGGAAGGAACTGTTCGAGGAGGCGAAATTCTATGAAATCCTCCGCGTCATCCGCCGTACGCAGAACGCCACCGCCTGA
- a CDS encoding FtsB family cell division protein — translation MVPSKPRRSAPKSAPGKAAPRRRPKPVIEADAGMDAEARGRRMSVRTGIFLLVVAAVLLAFLSPLNSALKQAQQIAALNNEIETTKAEVESLEEKNENLRDPAYIKRKAREDQYYVEKGKNAVIVTNQEAVDDESEPERPVRKQAWYLELLESIQETGNTVEKS, via the coding sequence ATGGTCCCGAGCAAGCCCAGACGAAGTGCCCCGAAATCGGCTCCTGGCAAAGCCGCCCCTCGCCGACGCCCGAAACCAGTCATCGAAGCCGATGCCGGCATGGACGCCGAGGCGCGTGGCCGTCGCATGTCGGTGCGCACGGGCATCTTCCTCCTCGTCGTCGCAGCCGTCCTCCTCGCATTCCTCTCGCCCCTGAACTCCGCGCTCAAGCAGGCCCAGCAGATCGCAGCCCTGAACAACGAGATCGAGACGACGAAAGCCGAGGTCGAGAGCCTCGAAGAGAAGAACGAGAACCTCAGAGACCCCGCCTACATCAAGCGCAAGGCACGCGAAGACCAGTACTACGTGGAAAAGGGCAAGAATGCGGTCATCGTCACGAATCAAGAGGCGGTCGACGACGAATCCGAGCCCGAACGGCCGGTTCGCAAGCAGGCCTGGTACCTTGAGTTGCTGGAGTCCATTCAGGAGACCGGCAACACCGTGGAGAAGAGCTGA
- a CDS encoding DUF501 domain-containing protein, translating to MITECTEADFAVLQDQLGRIPRGVVGIAARSTSGEPLVVATAPRLEDGTPFPTTFYLTHPAYVAECSRLEASGIMAEWTTEIGEDDELAAAYAAAHRAYLDVRSEIGSAAGLAEVEEIKDYSAGGMPNRVKCLHALVGHSLYAGLGVNPIGDRALSFMNDVPPLAETAATTESAD from the coding sequence ATGATCACAGAGTGCACCGAGGCGGATTTCGCTGTCCTCCAAGACCAACTCGGCCGCATTCCCCGAGGCGTCGTCGGCATCGCCGCCCGCAGCACATCCGGTGAACCTCTCGTCGTCGCCACGGCTCCCCGCCTCGAGGACGGCACACCGTTCCCGACGACCTTCTACCTCACCCACCCCGCCTATGTGGCCGAATGCTCGCGGCTGGAAGCCTCGGGGATCATGGCCGAATGGACCACGGAGATCGGCGAAGACGACGAGCTCGCCGCCGCCTACGCCGCCGCTCACCGGGCCTACCTCGACGTCCGCTCTGAGATCGGTTCTGCAGCGGGCCTGGCGGAAGTCGAAGAGATCAAGGACTACTCCGCGGGCGGAATGCCGAACCGGGTCAAATGCCTCCACGCCCTCGTCGGCCACTCGCTGTACGCCGGGCTCGGCGTCAACCCGATCGGCGACCGCGCACTGTCGTTCATGAATGATGTGCCGCCGCTGGCCGAGACCGCTGCCACCACCGAATCCGCCGACTAG
- a CDS encoding Ppx/GppA phosphatase family protein, with translation MRVAAFDCGTNSLRLLIADVAADGTLTDLRRETRIVRLGQGVDATGEFAPEALERTFAVAKEFAEVAAEYQPEKLRFVATSASRDVKNRDEFFAGIFSILGVVPDVIAGEEEARLSFLGATAGLTEADGPYVVMDLGGGSTELVLGRDDVQAVVSMDIGSVRLTERHMPVETPSQEQIQAALADIDGQLDQAARIVDFSAPRTFIGVAGTVTTITAGILGLESYQRERIHGAHISVADVADESRKLLAMDRQARTDLPYMHPGRVDVIGAGSLLFARIVARFDQAVTAAGGSLDIRISETDILDGTALDLALTSS, from the coding sequence ATGCGTGTTGCTGCCTTCGACTGCGGGACGAACTCCCTGCGCCTGCTCATCGCCGATGTCGCCGCCGACGGCACCCTCACTGACCTGCGTCGTGAAACCCGGATCGTCCGCCTCGGCCAAGGCGTCGATGCCACCGGCGAGTTCGCACCTGAGGCGCTCGAGCGGACCTTCGCCGTGGCGAAGGAATTCGCCGAGGTGGCCGCCGAGTACCAGCCGGAGAAGCTGAGGTTCGTCGCGACCTCGGCCAGTCGCGACGTGAAGAATCGCGATGAATTCTTCGCCGGGATCTTCTCGATCCTCGGCGTCGTCCCCGACGTCATCGCCGGTGAAGAAGAGGCCCGACTGTCCTTCCTCGGTGCCACTGCCGGCCTCACGGAGGCTGACGGACCCTATGTCGTCATGGACCTCGGCGGCGGATCGACCGAGCTCGTCCTCGGTCGCGACGATGTCCAAGCGGTCGTGAGCATGGACATCGGGTCGGTGCGTCTGACCGAACGGCACATGCCGGTCGAAACCCCCAGCCAGGAGCAGATCCAGGCGGCACTGGCCGATATCGACGGTCAGCTCGACCAGGCCGCCCGTATCGTCGACTTCTCGGCCCCGCGCACCTTCATCGGAGTCGCCGGCACCGTCACCACCATCACCGCAGGCATCCTCGGACTCGAGAGCTACCAGCGAGAGCGCATCCACGGAGCACATATCAGCGTCGCGGACGTCGCGGACGAATCCCGAAAGCTGCTGGCCATGGACCGCCAGGCACGCACGGACCTGCCGTACATGCATCCCGGACGCGTCGACGTCATCGGCGCCGGATCGCTGCTCTTCGCCAGGATCGTCGCCCGCTTCGATCAAGCCGTGACAGCCGCCGGAGGATCGCTGGATATTCGGATCTCCGAGACCGACATACTCGACGGGACCGCGCTCGACCTTGCGCTGACGAGCTCGTGA
- a CDS encoding S8 family peptidase: protein MRAAARLLAVTTVVLGLVVGTTQPVMAAPKAGPGQWFIKDYGIDKVWKKSTGKGVKVAVIDSGVNTDHEDLKGVVKKSKDFSGLGKDGKTPIGGKTTIHHGTAVAGVIAGRGVGAGPTGVAPDAEILSASMWLGPDRPKESGSTREQADKAIRWAVDSGAKVINMSLGWDDPGWPESWDESFAYAYKKDVLVVACVGNASQGATQAWSPSTVPGVIGVGGLDQNGKVLDDSTAPGTAVDLMGPAKDIPIPYYSGGYAEGQGCSFASPVVSGVAALIRSENPDLSADEVRAILQSSAEPVDGHKGVSKKGKPDPIVGWGRVDPQGAIKAKVPKNVPSAEEELADWVKMHRRGDATSEETETAAPDETESPKALAPTDIVATQSTPTLGFAVLGAGALIALVLMIVSIVSFARRRR from the coding sequence GTGAGAGCCGCCGCGCGACTCCTCGCCGTCACGACCGTCGTCCTCGGACTCGTCGTCGGCACCACGCAGCCTGTCATGGCCGCGCCGAAGGCCGGACCCGGCCAGTGGTTCATCAAAGACTACGGAATCGACAAGGTCTGGAAGAAGTCCACGGGCAAGGGCGTCAAGGTCGCAGTGATCGACTCCGGCGTCAACACCGACCACGAAGACCTCAAGGGCGTCGTGAAGAAGTCCAAGGACTTCAGCGGACTGGGCAAGGACGGAAAGACCCCGATCGGCGGGAAGACCACGATCCACCACGGCACCGCCGTGGCCGGAGTCATCGCCGGCCGAGGAGTCGGTGCCGGACCGACCGGCGTCGCTCCGGACGCAGAGATCCTCTCGGCGTCGATGTGGCTGGGCCCCGACCGCCCCAAGGAATCCGGATCGACTCGAGAACAGGCCGATAAGGCCATCCGGTGGGCTGTCGACTCCGGTGCGAAGGTCATCAACATGTCCTTGGGATGGGACGATCCGGGCTGGCCGGAGAGCTGGGACGAATCCTTCGCCTACGCGTACAAGAAGGACGTACTCGTCGTCGCCTGCGTCGGCAACGCCTCGCAGGGAGCGACCCAGGCATGGTCGCCGTCGACGGTTCCCGGCGTCATCGGGGTGGGCGGACTTGACCAGAACGGGAAGGTCCTCGACGACTCCACCGCACCCGGCACTGCCGTCGACCTCATGGGTCCGGCCAAGGACATTCCCATTCCCTACTACAGCGGCGGCTACGCCGAAGGTCAGGGATGTTCCTTCGCCTCACCCGTCGTCTCCGGTGTGGCAGCGCTCATCCGCTCCGAGAACCCCGACCTCAGCGCCGATGAGGTCCGAGCCATACTGCAGTCGAGCGCCGAACCGGTGGACGGTCACAAGGGCGTGAGCAAGAAGGGCAAGCCCGACCCGATCGTCGGCTGGGGGCGCGTCGACCCGCAGGGCGCCATCAAGGCGAAAGTGCCCAAGAACGTCCCCTCCGCCGAGGAGGAGCTGGCGGATTGGGTGAAGATGCATCGTCGCGGAGATGCGACGTCGGAAGAGACCGAAACCGCGGCACCGGATGAGACCGAGAGCCCGAAGGCTCTCGCGCCGACCGATATCGTCGCCACGCAGTCGACGCCGACTCTCGGCTTCGCCGTCCTCGGAGCCGGAGCGCTGATCGCCCTGGTCCTCATGATCGTCTCGATCGTCTCTTTCGCCCGCCGTCGCCGCTGA
- a CDS encoding NAD(P)/FAD-dependent oxidoreductase, giving the protein MALIRNSKLRPRILVVGGGSVGLLAAQNLLKNLGRGEATVTVVDPNPYMTYLPFLPEVAAGSIEPRHAVVPLRRNLPGAEVITAKVTSINHAEKFATIEPGNDEPFELDYDHIILASGSVARALPIPGLKENAIALKRIEEAVALRDHLLSRLADAALMEDDEERRKALTFVFVGGGFAGIELLTELEDMIRSAIAQYETLTEADVRFVLVEALGRVMPEVGEAQARWVVEHMRERGIDVYLETFLQDCTDKHVKLSNGEEFDADTIVWSAGVKANPMLIDSDLPINERGNVTVRADLRVEGDDGVVEGAWAAGDNAAVPDLSGGGVAGFCVPNAQHAVRQAPVLAANVLAALRGETEFKQYFHKTIGTVAGLGLYKGVSQMGDFEARGLLAWLMHRAYHGYAIPTMDRKVRVFGNWFVSAVLGRDAMPLADLDVPRKNFVEAANSKPAPKKEPAKA; this is encoded by the coding sequence ATGGCACTCATCAGAAACTCAAAACTGCGTCCACGAATCCTCGTCGTCGGTGGCGGCTCGGTCGGCCTGCTCGCCGCTCAGAATCTGCTGAAGAACCTCGGTCGGGGCGAAGCCACCGTCACTGTGGTCGATCCCAACCCCTACATGACCTACCTGCCGTTCCTCCCCGAGGTTGCAGCCGGGTCGATCGAGCCTCGTCACGCTGTGGTGCCGCTGCGCCGCAACCTGCCGGGTGCCGAGGTCATCACCGCAAAGGTCACCTCGATCAACCACGCCGAGAAGTTCGCCACCATCGAACCCGGGAACGATGAACCGTTCGAACTCGACTACGACCACATCATCCTCGCCTCCGGTTCGGTTGCCCGTGCGCTGCCGATCCCGGGACTGAAGGAGAATGCGATCGCGCTCAAGCGCATCGAGGAAGCCGTCGCTCTGCGCGACCACCTCCTTTCCCGCCTGGCCGACGCTGCTCTGATGGAGGACGACGAGGAACGCCGCAAGGCTCTGACCTTCGTCTTCGTCGGCGGCGGATTCGCCGGCATCGAGCTGCTGACCGAACTCGAGGACATGATCCGTTCGGCCATCGCCCAGTACGAGACGCTGACCGAAGCCGATGTCCGCTTCGTCCTCGTCGAGGCCCTCGGCCGCGTCATGCCCGAGGTCGGCGAAGCTCAGGCCCGTTGGGTCGTCGAGCACATGCGCGAACGCGGAATCGACGTCTACCTCGAGACCTTCCTCCAGGACTGCACCGACAAGCACGTCAAGCTTTCGAACGGCGAAGAGTTCGACGCCGACACGATCGTGTGGTCCGCCGGTGTCAAGGCCAACCCGATGCTCATCGACTCCGACCTGCCGATCAACGAACGCGGCAACGTCACCGTCCGCGCCGACCTGCGGGTCGAGGGCGATGACGGAGTCGTCGAGGGCGCTTGGGCGGCCGGCGACAACGCCGCTGTTCCTGACCTGTCCGGCGGCGGAGTGGCAGGATTCTGCGTGCCCAACGCTCAGCACGCTGTGCGTCAGGCTCCCGTGCTGGCAGCGAACGTGCTCGCCGCACTGCGTGGAGAGACCGAGTTCAAGCAGTACTTCCACAAGACCATCGGCACGGTCGCAGGCCTGGGTCTGTACAAGGGTGTTTCGCAGATGGGTGACTTCGAAGCCCGCGGACTCCTCGCCTGGCTCATGCACCGCGCTTACCACGGCTACGCGATCCCGACCATGGATCGCAAGGTCAGGGTCTTCGGCAACTGGTTCGTCAGCGCCGTCCTCGGCCGCGACGCCATGCCGCTGGCAGACCTCGATGTTCCGCGCAAGAACTTCGTCGAGGCCGCCAACTCGAAGCCAGCTCCGAAGAAGGAACCTGCTAAGGCCTGA
- a CDS encoding NAD(P)-dependent oxidoreductase yields MKIALFGASGMIGSRVTAEAAGRGLDITGITRSGSDVPGAARSIKGDMADAEFDARIAAEHDIIVSTTGPSRTGGDHQEWLDALKTLAENSGNTRIFVVGGAGSLWVGDTMLKDTEGFPAIYKAESETGTRALELLRTGNWSPWTLISPAPEIAPGERTGSYKTELEVPAGDAISAEDFAVAMVDEIVEPKHIDVRFTVAN; encoded by the coding sequence ATGAAGATCGCACTCTTCGGAGCATCCGGAATGATCGGCTCACGCGTCACCGCCGAGGCGGCCGGCCGCGGCCTCGACATCACCGGCATCACCCGCTCGGGCAGCGACGTGCCCGGTGCCGCCCGCAGCATCAAGGGCGATATGGCCGATGCCGAGTTCGACGCCCGCATCGCCGCCGAACACGACATCATCGTCTCCACCACCGGTCCCAGCCGCACCGGCGGGGACCACCAGGAGTGGCTCGACGCCCTGAAGACCTTGGCCGAGAACAGCGGCAACACCCGCATCTTCGTCGTCGGCGGCGCCGGTTCCCTGTGGGTCGGCGACACCATGCTCAAGGACACCGAGGGCTTCCCCGCGATCTACAAGGCCGAATCAGAGACCGGCACCCGAGCGCTCGAGCTGCTGCGGACAGGCAACTGGTCGCCCTGGACGCTCATCTCCCCCGCACCGGAGATCGCCCCCGGGGAGCGCACGGGTTCGTACAAGACCGAGCTGGAGGTCCCGGCCGGTGACGCAATCTCGGCCGAGGACTTCGCAGTCGCCATGGTCGACGAGATCGTTGAACCGAAGCACATCGACGTCCGGTTCACCGTCGCGAACTGA
- a CDS encoding winged helix-turn-helix transcriptional regulator translates to MKVRDSREGDAFDPECPTRVILDRVGDKWTVLIIEILDDSPKRFGEIRQAIGGITPKVLTSTLRSLVADGLVTRQSFGEVPPRVEYSLTDLGRSLQAPVTALRRWAERNVAELIENRDRQAEIDDAQAR, encoded by the coding sequence ATGAAAGTCAGAGATTCTCGGGAAGGCGATGCCTTCGATCCGGAGTGCCCCACCCGAGTCATCCTCGATCGGGTCGGAGACAAGTGGACGGTGCTCATCATCGAGATCCTCGATGACAGCCCGAAGCGCTTCGGCGAGATCCGACAGGCGATCGGGGGCATCACCCCGAAGGTGCTCACCTCGACGCTGCGATCACTCGTCGCCGACGGCTTGGTGACCAGGCAGTCGTTTGGGGAGGTGCCCCCGCGGGTGGAGTACTCGCTCACCGATCTCGGTCGCTCGCTGCAGGCTCCCGTGACCGCGCTGCGGAGGTGGGCCGAGCGCAATGTTGCCGAGTTGATCGAAAATCGTGATCGCCAGGCCGAGATCGATGATGCTCAGGCGCGCTGA
- the bioB gene encoding biotin synthase BioB — MDSYQTLAERVLAGDPATVSDARTILSSSDEDLLDLVTAASRLRREHFGNRVKVNYLVNLKSGLCPEDCGYCSQRLGSEADILKYSWLPKDEAKRQAEFGLAGGASRVCLVASGRGPSNRDVERVSGMVEEIKTSSPDVEVCACLGFLKDGQAQRLKDAGVDAYNHNLNTAESLYPDICTTHTFADRVDTVDKARGAGLSPCSGLIVGMGETDEQIIEAIESLKAVDSDSIPVNFLIPFDGTPLEGTWTLTPQHCLRILCAVRFLCPDRELRIAGGREMHLRTLQPLSLHVANSLFLGDYLTSEGQAAEEDLDMIVDGGFEIVGTESAERLRDELKAHRAAHQAAFAEVAPGDMKSDGTSAEAAKTASTLPCGKPLPTAGQEADDSGVMIPTIRRRGAGTELSPNV; from the coding sequence ATGGATAGCTATCAAACACTCGCCGAGCGCGTGCTCGCCGGCGATCCGGCCACCGTCTCCGATGCCCGCACGATCCTGTCGTCCTCCGACGAGGACCTCCTCGACCTTGTCACCGCTGCCTCCCGGCTGCGCCGCGAACATTTCGGCAATCGCGTCAAGGTCAACTACCTCGTCAACCTCAAATCCGGACTCTGCCCGGAGGACTGCGGATACTGCTCGCAGCGATTGGGCTCAGAAGCCGATATTCTCAAGTACTCATGGCTGCCGAAGGATGAGGCGAAACGGCAGGCGGAATTCGGTCTGGCAGGGGGAGCCTCGCGGGTCTGCCTCGTCGCGTCCGGACGCGGTCCTTCGAACCGGGACGTCGAGCGCGTCTCGGGGATGGTCGAGGAGATCAAGACATCCAGTCCCGACGTCGAGGTCTGCGCCTGCCTCGGGTTCCTCAAGGACGGTCAGGCACAGCGACTCAAGGACGCCGGTGTCGACGCGTACAACCACAACCTCAACACTGCCGAATCTCTCTACCCCGATATCTGCACGACTCATACGTTCGCCGACCGTGTCGACACCGTGGACAAGGCGCGTGGTGCAGGGCTCTCCCCGTGCTCGGGGCTGATCGTCGGAATGGGGGAGACGGACGAGCAGATCATCGAGGCGATCGAATCGCTCAAGGCCGTTGACTCCGATTCGATCCCGGTCAACTTCCTCATTCCCTTCGACGGCACACCGCTCGAAGGAACCTGGACTCTGACCCCGCAGCATTGCCTGCGGATTCTCTGCGCCGTGCGATTCCTGTGCCCGGACCGCGAGCTGCGCATCGCCGGAGGTCGGGAGATGCACCTGCGTACGCTGCAGCCGCTGTCGCTGCATGTGGCCAATTCGCTCTTCCTCGGCGACTATCTGACCTCGGAGGGGCAGGCCGCCGAGGAAGACCTCGACATGATCGTCGACGGAGGCTTCGAGATCGTCGGAACAGAGAGTGCCGAACGACTGCGTGATGAGCTCAAGGCTCACCGGGCAGCCCATCAGGCCGCCTTCGCCGAGGTGGCGCCCGGTGACATGAAGAGCGACGGAACGTCCGCTGAGGCAGCAAAGACCGCGAGCACCCTGCCGTGCGGCAAACCTCTGCCGACGGCTGGTCAAGAAGCCGACGACTCCGGAGTGATGATTCCGACGATCCGGCGCCGCGGCGCGGGCACAGAGCTCTCGCCCAATGTCTGA